ACCGACATTTAAAGAGTTCTTCCCTGATCTATATCACATCCTCTCACCAAGATTCATGGAAACTATTTTTGAGTAATCGtccttacaaacaaacaaacacatggacggGGTGGAGGTCATTACGTATTGATTGTGGTAACATGGAACACTCCAAGCTAACTTTTCCTTCTTATTGCTATTTGTCATTTCTAGCCTTGACACCTGGTGTCACAGCAGCTGCATACAGGACCTGTTCACTGAGCGTGTTTGTCTTCTCCCCTCTGCGGCAGTttattgtttctgaaacaaaCAGGTATTCAGAAACGATTGTTgctttaaatttagatttttaatcTTATCCCACATTAATGTGTAAAAGTGAAGATGCGACTTTCTTACATACTTCATACATCTGTCAGAGTGTAGATTTCTGTTCAGTGATAAAATGTCATAAGTATGAAAGCATGAAGACAAGTTTAATCCACTGAACAGGAGCAGTGCACCTGTCTCACATCTAACTTTGTGCGTATAATCTGACAGGAGATCAGCTGAACAGATATGACAAATTGACGATTGATGCGCTAAGCAAACAGACCAACACCAAACTCGTTAGCGCTCATAAACATTTACTGCATGAACATTGTGACAAAGGACTGAATCCGTGAACCCGACCTGTGACCCTGCTCATTCCAGCCACACAAAAATAACTGCTGGTAATAGCTGCATGCAAGGACAAGCAATTATATGCTGTGAGTAAATGTGCCAAGATTACATTGACATTTTTGCTCTATTTTGCTTAAAGGTTGTAAATTATTTGAAAGCGGCAAAAATAAATTTAGAAAACATAGTTTGAAGTTTGCTGACTCACACAGTGGAAGGAGTTTCACACATTAAATACAACACGAGTCAATATGTTACAGAGGCATTCATATGACTGACACCGTTAAGGTCTTGAGTGATACTTGGTTGGCAGAGGACGGCATTTTGCAGCTGTTAAATTCAGACCCTGCTGTGGCTGTTTGCTGCTCCCTCCTGCAGGAGACGCACAGGTCGGCTGAGTGTTGCTGAATGGCTTGAATTTGAAATCTAGCCTCCCTTATCCTTAATGAACCTTCACGAGAGCAGCAGAACTCATATCCAGGATTAAAACCGGCCAATACAAGCAAATCCACTCAACTCTGCACAAAACAGTCTCTGCACACTCGGCTGAGGAACATCTCTCACTGTAAAGCTGCAGACAGCGTTTCTGTCAGACAGGAGTACGCTCTGAACCGTGCTGTACTGtgatgatggggggggggggggggggatgtggATGGTGAACTCCTGTATAAACAAAAGTTAAATCTGTGAGGGCTGCCCTCTTATTCCTGAAGCGTTACTGAGCAAAAGGCAGCGTATACTTGTTGCGtttgaaagaaaatacatttaagacGTCAGCGACAGAAAGGACCCGaacctggaaaaaaacaaaaaaccaccTGAAGCTATTTTGTTGCATGTCCCTGGTAAATATAACATCTGCAGATCAGGATACTGGATTTCTCGTATTTTGGAATATTTGGTCGTGACATTTAATAACCGGACATgttgctttgtgagaacacagctTGAATTTAGTCGACActgaacaaaaaaagagaagctcATCTCCCACATGTAAGGAAAAGATTACGGACTCCTGTCGCCCAATTATTACCCAAACTTAGCTGAGCAAGAACTTAATATAAAGACCGAGCCGGAACTGATAGACATGAATTGCAGTTACACACATGTCAATCACTGTCAAAATGGTCAacatgatatatatttataagaaTTTACATAGAACaccttcaattttttttttacaatcggCCGGGACAAGATTGCTCCCGTCCCGGCGTCTGGGTCCTCCCAAGTCCACAGTCATTCATTTGCTCCAGAGCAGGGCAATGGCTTTGCAGATGCCGACGTCGTTGTAGTTGAAGTAGCAGAGACCGGCGAAGGTGACCGTGGACAGGAGGAAGAGACCTGCGTTGGCGGCCTTGATCTTTGCGTCACCGTGAACGTAGTCTGTCAACACCTGCCCCAGGCCCctaagagacaaacacaacgTGCAGAACAGATGAGCGGtgaatgaataattaaaaatccaaatgacagaaacactaATCATAGCTGTGCATAATGTTTTTAGCCATGTGCTCCCGTTTCAATTTTTCCGTCAGAACATCGTCAGTGTCCGTCAGGACTCAACCTGGTCTGATGTTTGTCATGTCAAATTAGTTCCAGCTTGATATTCGGTCAGAACTGACAGCCCTGATATCCAGTGAGCCAAACATGCTGCTGATTATCGAAGTTTAATAAATACAATCTCTGAAGTTTAATAAACTAGACTTAAGATTAAATCTGTTAGAAGTTGTAAATGTCAGTTGATGCGGTCAATACTCTCTGCATGTGTTCACGAACTGTCAGTCAGGTGTCTGCTAAGTCctgttcctcctccctcccccgctgacctgcgctcactttacatgTTAACAATAGACACCAACAACAATCAGAAGTTTTGAGGACACGTACGTAGTATTAAATACTATGAGTATGTGCTGACAGCCCCTCCTCTGCCCAACATTCACCAGGGTGCCTCACTTCAAACATTCCTCAGTGCTATAAAATCCTATTAGACACAGACACTGCTTATCCTCAGTACCAGATGAAAACAGGAAGCTTTCTAACCTTTGCGTTCTTCGACACCAGATGACACTTGAGTCTTTATTTAATCTGACCCTTGCAGACACCAACGATCCCCTGAGAGACCAGCAAAGCCTGGTCTGTGGCCTCAACCTGCCACGCTGTTCCGCGCTCTAACTGATGGTAGAGCACATCGCTGTGACACTAAGCTGAAGCCACCTGCTCGAGTCTGCTAACAGTCGCAACTAACCAAGTCTGAATTAACCGCCGCAGACAGCTTCGGTGAGacggattaaaaaaaaaccaaaacccTGGCTCAGAGTTAGCCTTGTGTCTGTTAAATCTTTGTACTGAGTCGCGACCTTTGGCGACGGAGTTTGTGAAGGCTTCAAAGGACTCTGACTCATGCCTCAGTTCTCTTGATCTGTTAAATCACAACATGTGGGTGTTAAGATCACCGGGGTGACGTTTAGACAAATTCACAATTTCACACTGGAATACACTTCACTGAGGACCTCATGTGATGAATCCAACCTCcatgtttgctttttttcccaggAGAGGTGAGGTCTGTGTAAGTACCTGGTCATTTTGGAGGCTGAGGTCTGTGGCACCGttccatttattttatacaaGTGTTTCTAACATTCAGTCTTCCATGATGATGTAAGCAGGGTACACAAAATAATACAAGAAACAACTATCAACCACAAAAAATGACCAACGCCTCTGTAAAACAGCGATTGACGATATACATAACTACGAGTATACGTGAATGATTTACAGTTAAATATTAACTGTTTAAACAttctaagcacaagcaggagCTACTGAAGTGTGAGCAcatggttttgagtgaaagcataaATGTCCTGGTCTCAAACTGAAGGATCTAGTTTTtgagtgaataaaacaaaatgcgGGCTCTACCTCCTCCTTCCTTACACAGCGGTTACACGGAGGCTTTCGGGTCATTGTAAACCTGAGGTGGTTCGAATGAGACTGTGACAGACCTCGACAGCCAAGAGTCAGAGCAGCTGCAcgtgtgtgatgatgtgtgagtcctcatgttttattgtttgtaaaGATAAACTCGTGTTATTAGAAATGTTGAATTGGTGTTTATGTGTCACAGACACTTGACAATTCTAAATAGAACATTTTATTCTCATTGGTTAAAGATTAGTGGCCAATTAACGAGCATCAGTTCAACTTTTTAGATTTATGTACTTAGGTGTGCGACTGTAAATAACCTTCCCTACCACTGAGACATTAACTGATCTGACCTTCCTAACCACTAACCAACCAGCAGAGAAAACATGACTGCTGTGTAGTTACCATGCGACAAGGAAGTTAATCTACATCATCAGAAACCTGCGGGTTGGCAGTGATTCAATAAATTTAAATGTAAGGACTTCGAAAGACAGAACACGTTCAGCAGCATTAGAGAAGGTATGGCACCTTCAGACGTATCTTACCAGTGGCCATGCAGTGTCAGCGCAGCAGCCAGGGAATAGTCAATGACCGGACCAGGGCTATAATAGGCCACGGGTCCCATGGCCAGCAGCAGGATGCTCAGCACTCGCTCCGCTGTCCAGTGCAGGGAGGCAGCTTTGGAGCCGGCACCGGCTGAGGAGCAAGAGAAACAGCAGAGTGTCAGCAGACACAATCATCTGCCTGGTAAAACCAAAGACTTTATATAAATTAACAACAGTTAATTGATGTATATTACagttgtacagtgtgtgtgtaaacacacacacacacacacacacctgtgtatAGATGTTAAACATAGCACTTTATTGAAACCACCCTTTTTGTCCACGTCCAAAAATATTGGAACATGTGACTGACTCGGTTCCCTTTTTCGATGGATTGTGAACATAAAATAGCTCGTAGCACCTGCTCTTGGATTTCACCTGAGAAAACTGTCTGCTGTTAAAATTAACAAGAGCAGAGAGATCATTTGAAgtagagaaaagaggaaaaactctgCGTACGGAGGAAGAGACACTGAACAGGTCGGCTAAGGAAAGCTCATGACAGAAACATTGTCAGAGCTGTGAAAGAAAAAGCTAAATGATACCTAGTTAACACCaaattttaaattgtgtgtAAACCTGTTTAGAAAAGGTGATTAACTTCTTCCCCATTAACAGTAGAGAAGCtgcctttcagttttttttttcccaccggT
The Paralichthys olivaceus isolate ysfri-2021 chromosome 11, ASM2471397v2, whole genome shotgun sequence genome window above contains:
- the sdhdb gene encoding succinate dehydrogenase [ubiquinone] cytochrome b small subunit B, mitochondrial, whose product is MAAIVRLGSVCRRGVRPLLYQTTLLSRPLVVPHKYQEQPHLLTARIHASQALYAGAGSKAASLHWTAERVLSILLLAMGPVAYYSPGPVIDYSLAAALTLHGHWGLGQVLTDYVHGDAKIKAANAGLFLLSTVTFAGLCYFNYNDVGICKAIALLWSK